A genomic segment from Campylobacter sp. MG1 encodes:
- a CDS encoding YadA-like family protein, translated as MNKNYKLTFKQGIGYVPISEKSSSFCKGQRAVVSNSKSNQECGVFSKFFSINPALSIIVSSVIFCTPVDLYAVTGGGNNVNIDSNNNMAIGNNSTATSDKANTGRAIAIGSDSAGTDGVRKTTVTGEQSIGIGTGINVTKRQSIGIGNDIDVTGEGAIALGSDDMGSLSNNLGYPRTTASGQGSVAIGTHTKSTATASLALGANANANSNYSLAMMWGSSASGENSIAVGNTATTTENNSIAIGNTAKTSGSSSVAIGKKSNASGAGSIAIGGDEVIPINGTKYVTTEATGNGAVAVGSLSKATGNASLALGSNAIANNEYSLAMMWGSSVSSNNAIAIGKVAQVGSGINNAVAIGSESVANSLNTGDYTYTAGMNNSKTISVESRATVFSIGKSGLTRQIQNVSPGVVSATSTDAINGAQLYITAENLKNYSDTVGWKIQANGAGNTKIINDNIVNFKTGDNGANNIELSLNTAGNTTTLNMYTKYFSINSTDTGNKDSLGAKGTNAMAIGPNALANGKESLALGNYAGSVYSEVNKYLSKVSQPTINQSTGEKSLSIGNYALASGIFSTSIGAFTYATSNRSLAIGSNNGHTDNAQSFTLVSGAQSVGIGSGLLVSGDQSIGIGNDIKTFGYGAVAIGGDDSGRSGYWTPTIANGNGSVALGTHSQAIGNYSLALGSDSKAGTTSETTTDGSTLTKKVAITSGEYALAIMSKSQAQKNNSIAIGYMANSANDSAIAIGQNATASNDNSVAMGSYSKTKNANTSGTYFYNPFAVTTLATNTVAGLPKDGTSGTSVFSVGDTGKERQIVNVAAGDISATSTDAINGSQLFFTAEKLKEYSNSVGWNISGTNNNTQVTNKITNDKKVKFVGGGDTTVSVENSDSDKTTTITISSKSGSTIKYFSVNSSETGNEKNDGAIATNSVAIGPNATAKSDNAIVLGNNSSISDSINSGIFGNDNKIQAFTNNGTKQNGSGKAYAIGGNNTIKNSSDTTIVGIGNQIDDAQNSFLLGNKNESFNNVDNKGLNNTQLVGNENKSTNTKNSLIFGYKNSDENSDSVFIIGRNNITSSSGGDFNETGKGSLNLIGSGNNGSGSGNSSIIGNKNISNSNLTQIFGNSNNATSSKNSIAIGNENTLTSVDSSAAFGNKNTIVKNNSFAIGNNNNVTGANTYVLGNNVVAKVSNSLYLGDNSTITYSNFINTENTANAPKNLDKDNQAGSTTTGGSNGTITKGTILKGTKKAIVYGGETGSADIFAGATSIGGVSVGYAGGERRIMNVAAGEISPTSTDAVNGSQLYAVALKNYTPYFSINSKADGNYKNDGARAENSIAIGADVSNEIGKSDFSISLGTGIKNANDSSVLIGYGAGSEVGKENDMSLVGIQAIGIGRNSLPKGNYSIALGSNSQANGEKSISLGNAINDVSKGVAIGDGAKIVGSTNIFSSVAIGADSEVTGVNTGNYVFSINSIENNDNVGAKPDNKFLTQDEYQALFTKSKDINLSSDERLNASKEIKNKSMSVFSVGSAGKERQIQNVAAGVVDEFSTDAINGSQLYYTASNLKTYADTIGFDVSDGTNNAEIDNNLTTEIDRKKLSFKSDSDNTLSVTLDKTNANEPTIKIATKTTTVSKGADGDYVADTTGSHNKDNLITAGNVASNLNELKTDLTNLGLDFTADNNGTAGKIHKNLGESLAIITNDFDDYKGTNLETRINGNSIEIGFSDKPTFSEVTANKFTAGKVTIDKDNGINAGDKKITNVETPTDDNDAANKKYVDDHKWIIAGNDGAEVNKVGKDNKVQFVNGTGTTASVTDDSGNTKVTFNVDKLSATLNNDNKVVLAQNNENSFYDVKSINTIANNIGWSVSDKNGAQNFVKNDSNVKFISGNDKTTEVVVEKNDDKTTTIKITAKNDELNAFKEKAITFKTQDGEVSKKLDETLEVVANDIGNDHKGQNLQTSIVDGKLAIGLKDNPEFNSVKVGDNNANNMVISGNSIQGKNNNANTTGIKFNDDNVSLLGSNVKLSNVAAGAISDSSKEAINGSQLHNLGNILGLNSNDTIFDNPTFTALKDKQGKNITTNQATYLNVLNSTIDRVNSGMIFADNTGENTQYLGSKLSVVGSAATNGVNYVSDNITTEYKNENGDGTITIKMSEKPTFNEVKADKFIAGDVVVDKDKGINAGNKPITNVATPTNGKDATNKDYVDAAVTNAVNGSKWEIRGNDKKVAEIGKDSKVNFANGTGTTANVVNENGATKVTFNVNLANKPTITDGVITIPTTPNVANTFYDAPTIDNMLGAIGWNVSGENNANKHLITSGNQVEFVTTTPNTTSVDVSTDNNGKTTITVNTLTASLSNDNNGKIVNPTGADKLVTAGNVANVVNTGLDYLKDLGLTFNADTGTTKQALGSTLNINAGNIDNVFVGSNLQTKAENGKIIIGFKDSPTFKDINADKVDVGGIVIEKDKGINAGNQKITNVADGNITENSKDAINGGQIHNLKNELNTSINASKTEVTGTGATIITQEVGTNNQTIYNVHVDKPIQFTTADGTQVTKVGDEFYKIKDGKPDMNSKVDSNDVVISMVNPDGTSTTPTKLTNLAKGSITDNSTDAINGSQLKDLGDKLGLSLNDTGDGFKAPNFTAITAGKNAPTTSYKDAIDDLILAMNKGRVFNADNGIITTKQLGDTLSITTGDFNFESNNVSNDYTNKNIASVVKDDKIVIGFKDKPEFSEVTIKDNNGSTVINGNSINNNGKSGIEFKDNEITLKGNGNSSPVKITNVADGNIAENSKDAINGGQIHNLKNELNTNINAAKTEVESDDKSINIAERQGDNKQTIYDLSVVKSELSISNDGKTIASNTPNNAFVTGDNVANIVNKATASARTEVIEGKNVSVVATNGADGHDIYEINVKGDLDEISSLTNGATKITLDKDKNELNVNGAKITNVADGEINANSKDAINGSQIYNLKNELNENINAAKTEVVSNDGSVNIKEQLGNNKQTIYDLSVVKSELSISGDGKTITSNTPNNAFVTGDNVANIVNKATASARTEVIEGKNVNIVSSQGLDGHDIYEINVKGDLDEISSLTNGATKITLDEDKNELNVNDAKITNVSNGDISKDSKDVINGSQLDSLREALGLALNDSKDGFAKPDFHAIKNSDGTDEPKTHKEVTAIIDDIIDTVNKGLVFNGNTGNDTNTQQNLGSRLSVIGSEKVAGENYSSNNITTTYEYNQGNGVIKIEMKKNPTFNNITANQVVANEFKSGDVVINNDGINAGGKKIQNVAAGTKQTDAANVSQIVETVHTMILGAGYELPEGKIVTVNEETGKIEINKNLNIGGTGANNINDAIASIKGDNIRLNEIVNKNKKEANAGTANALAVGNLPQSTIPGKGMFSLGYGTYNGQNAAAFGISKMSDSGKWVFKGAMSYDSQRNVGGAASVGFHW; from the coding sequence ATGAATAAAAATTATAAACTCACATTTAAACAAGGTATAGGATATGTCCCTATCAGTGAAAAGTCATCTTCATTTTGTAAAGGTCAAAGAGCAGTAGTTAGTAACTCAAAATCTAATCAAGAATGTGGGGTTTTTAGTAAATTTTTTAGTATAAATCCAGCTTTAAGTATAATTGTAAGTTCGGTAATATTTTGCACTCCAGTTGATTTGTATGCAGTGACTGGTGGTGGTAATAATGTCAATATTGATTCTAATAATAATATGGCTATAGGAAATAATTCTACAGCAACTAGTGATAAGGCTAATACAGGAAGGGCTATAGCTATAGGTAGTGATAGTGCTGGGACCGATGGTGTTCGTAAAACAACAGTTACTGGTGAGCAATCAATAGGCATAGGAACTGGTATTAATGTTACGAAAAGACAATCTATAGGTATAGGTAACGATATTGATGTTACAGGTGAGGGTGCTATAGCCTTAGGTAGTGATGATATGGGAAGTTTATCTAATAATTTAGGTTATCCAAGAACTACAGCTTCAGGGCAAGGTTCAGTAGCTATAGGAACCCATACTAAATCTACAGCCACAGCGTCATTAGCCTTAGGTGCTAACGCTAATGCTAACAGTAATTACAGTTTGGCTATGATGTGGGGATCTAGTGCTAGTGGTGAAAATTCAATAGCCGTAGGTAATACAGCGACAACTACAGAAAATAACTCAATAGCTATAGGTAATACGGCTAAAACATCAGGTAGTAGTTCAGTGGCTATAGGTAAAAAAAGTAATGCTAGTGGAGCAGGTTCTATAGCTATAGGTGGTGATGAAGTTATACCTATAAATGGCACAAAATATGTAACTACTGAAGCTACTGGAAATGGTGCAGTAGCTGTGGGCTCTCTTTCTAAGGCAACAGGAAATGCTTCACTTGCTTTAGGTTCTAATGCTATAGCAAACAATGAATATAGCCTAGCAATGATGTGGGGTTCTAGTGTGAGTTCTAATAACGCAATAGCGATAGGAAAAGTAGCACAAGTAGGGAGTGGCATTAATAATGCTGTAGCTATAGGTAGCGAATCAGTAGCTAATAGTCTAAATACAGGAGACTACACCTACACAGCAGGTATGAATAATAGTAAAACTATATCAGTAGAAAGTAGAGCAACTGTATTTTCAATAGGTAAAAGTGGATTAACTAGACAAATTCAAAATGTTTCTCCAGGTGTAGTGAGTGCAACATCAACCGATGCTATCAATGGAGCACAATTATATATCACAGCTGAAAATTTAAAGAATTATTCTGATACTGTAGGTTGGAAAATACAAGCAAACGGCGCTGGTAATACTAAGATAATAAATGACAATATTGTAAATTTCAAAACAGGTGATAATGGTGCTAATAATATAGAATTATCTTTAAATACGGCCGGTAATACAACTACTTTGAATATGTATACTAAGTATTTTTCAATAAACTCGACTGACACAGGTAATAAAGATAGCCTAGGTGCAAAAGGAACTAATGCTATGGCAATAGGACCAAATGCTTTAGCTAATGGAAAAGAATCCTTAGCTTTAGGTAATTATGCTGGTTCGGTATATAGTGAAGTTAATAAATATCTTTCTAAAGTAAGCCAACCAACAATAAATCAATCAACAGGTGAAAAATCACTTAGTATAGGTAATTATGCATTAGCTAGTGGTATATTTTCAACATCTATTGGTGCATTCACTTATGCAACAAGTAATAGATCACTCGCTATAGGAAGTAATAATGGTCATACTGATAATGCTCAATCATTTACCCTTGTATCTGGAGCACAATCAGTTGGTATAGGCTCTGGCTTACTTGTTAGTGGAGATCAATCAATCGGTATAGGAAATGATATAAAAACATTTGGTTATGGTGCTGTAGCTATAGGTGGCGATGATAGTGGTAGAAGTGGTTATTGGACACCAACGATAGCTAATGGTAATGGTTCAGTTGCACTAGGAACGCACTCTCAGGCTATAGGCAATTATTCTTTAGCATTAGGTTCAGATTCTAAAGCTGGAACAACTTCAGAAACTACTACAGACGGTAGTACTTTAACAAAGAAGGTTGCTATTACCAGTGGCGAATATGCCCTAGCTATAATGTCTAAATCACAGGCTCAAAAGAATAATTCTATAGCTATAGGTTACATGGCTAATTCAGCAAATGATAGTGCTATAGCTATAGGACAAAACGCAACCGCTAGTAATGATAATAGCGTTGCAATGGGTAGCTATTCTAAAACTAAGAATGCTAATACAAGTGGAACTTATTTTTATAATCCATTTGCTGTTACTACACTTGCTACAAATACTGTAGCTGGACTCCCTAAAGATGGTACTTCGGGTACTTCGGTGTTTTCAGTAGGAGATACTGGTAAAGAACGCCAAATCGTAAATGTAGCTGCAGGAGATATCAGTGCGACTTCAACTGACGCTATTAATGGTTCGCAATTATTTTTTACAGCTGAGAAATTAAAGGAATATTCAAATAGTGTAGGTTGGAATATCTCTGGAACTAATAATAATACTCAAGTTACTAATAAAATAACAAATGATAAAAAAGTTAAATTTGTAGGTGGTGGCGATACTACTGTTAGCGTAGAAAATTCAGATAGTGATAAAACAACAACTATTACTATCTCATCAAAATCAGGTAGCACTATAAAGTATTTTTCGGTAAATTCTAGTGAAACAGGTAACGAGAAAAATGATGGAGCTATTGCTACAAACTCAGTGGCAATAGGCCCTAATGCGACAGCAAAGAGTGATAATGCTATTGTTTTAGGTAATAATTCTAGTATAAGTGATAGCATAAATTCAGGCATATTCGGAAATGATAATAAAATTCAAGCATTTACGAATAATGGTACTAAGCAAAATGGCAGTGGAAAAGCCTATGCTATCGGAGGCAATAATACAATAAAAAATAGCAGTGATACCACAATTGTAGGTATAGGAAACCAAATAGACGACGCTCAAAATAGCTTTCTTTTAGGAAATAAAAATGAAAGTTTTAACAATGTTGATAACAAAGGTTTAAATAATACTCAATTAGTTGGTAATGAAAATAAATCTACTAATACAAAAAATTCACTTATTTTTGGATACAAAAACAGTGATGAAAATTCAGATAGTGTGTTTATAATCGGTAGGAACAATATAACTTCATCTAGCGGTGGAGATTTTAACGAAACAGGTAAAGGTTCTTTAAATTTAATTGGTAGTGGCAATAACGGTTCAGGTTCTGGTAATTCTAGTATTATTGGTAATAAAAATATATCAAATTCTAATCTAACTCAAATATTTGGTAATAGCAATAATGCTACAAGTTCAAAAAATTCAATAGCTATTGGTAATGAAAATACTCTAACGAGTGTTGATAGTTCTGCAGCTTTTGGTAATAAAAATACAATTGTTAAGAATAATTCATTTGCAATAGGTAATAATAATAACGTAACTGGTGCAAATACATATGTTTTAGGTAATAATGTTGTAGCTAAAGTTAGTAATTCTTTATATTTGGGCGATAATTCTACTATTACATATAGTAATTTTATAAATACTGAAAACACTGCAAATGCTCCGAAAAATCTTGATAAAGATAACCAAGCAGGTTCTACTACTACTGGTGGCTCAAATGGAACCATTACAAAAGGAACTATACTTAAAGGAACAAAAAAAGCGATAGTGTATGGTGGAGAAACAGGAAGTGCTGATATATTTGCAGGAGCTACTTCAATAGGTGGTGTTAGCGTTGGTTATGCTGGTGGTGAGCGTAGGATTATGAACGTAGCAGCTGGAGAAATTTCACCTACATCAACTGACGCCGTAAATGGGTCGCAGTTATATGCAGTAGCACTTAAAAACTATACTCCATATTTTTCTATAAATTCAAAAGCTGATGGCAATTATAAAAACGACGGGGCAAGGGCTGAAAACTCAATAGCTATAGGAGCTGATGTTAGTAATGAAATTGGAAAAAGTGATTTTTCTATATCACTAGGAACTGGTATAAAAAATGCTAATGATTCATCGGTTTTGATAGGTTATGGTGCTGGTTCAGAAGTCGGTAAAGAAAATGATATGAGTTTAGTTGGAATTCAAGCTATAGGTATAGGTAGAAATTCTTTACCTAAAGGTAATTATAGTATAGCTTTAGGTTCAAATTCTCAAGCTAATGGCGAAAAATCTATATCATTAGGAAATGCTATAAATGATGTTAGCAAAGGTGTTGCTATAGGTGATGGTGCAAAGATAGTTGGTAGTACAAATATTTTTAGTAGTGTTGCTATCGGAGCTGATTCAGAAGTTACAGGGGTAAATACTGGTAATTATGTTTTCTCAATAAATTCTATTGAGAACAATGATAACGTAGGTGCTAAACCAGATAATAAATTTTTAACCCAAGATGAATATCAAGCGCTATTTACTAAGTCTAAGGATATAAATCTTAGCTCAGACGAAAGATTAAATGCATCTAAAGAAATTAAAAATAAATCAATGTCAGTATTTTCAGTTGGTTCAGCTGGTAAAGAAAGGCAAATCCAAAATGTAGCAGCTGGTGTAGTAGATGAATTTTCTACTGACGCAATCAACGGCTCTCAGTTATATTACACAGCTTCAAATTTGAAAACCTATGCTGATACTATAGGTTTTGATGTAAGCGACGGAACTAATAATGCTGAAATAGATAATAATTTAACAACTGAAATAGATAGGAAAAAACTTTCATTTAAAAGTGATAGCGATAATACATTAAGTGTAACATTAGATAAAACTAATGCAAACGAGCCGACCATTAAAATAGCGACAAAAACTACTACTGTATCAAAGGGTGCTGATGGAGATTATGTCGCAGATACTACAGGTAGTCATAATAAAGATAATCTTATCACAGCTGGTAATGTAGCTAGTAATTTAAATGAATTAAAAACTGATTTAACAAATTTAGGCTTAGATTTTACAGCTGATAATAACGGAACAGCAGGTAAAATTCATAAGAATTTAGGTGAAAGTTTAGCTATTATTACAAATGATTTTGATGATTATAAAGGAACTAATCTAGAAACTAGAATAAATGGCAATTCTATTGAAATTGGTTTTAGCGATAAACCTACTTTTAGTGAAGTTACAGCTAATAAATTTACAGCTGGTAAAGTTACTATTGATAAAGACAATGGTATTAACGCTGGTGATAAAAAAATTACAAATGTAGAAACTCCTACAGATGATAATGATGCGGCAAATAAAAAATATGTTGATGATCATAAATGGATTATCGCAGGTAATGATGGTGCTGAAGTCAATAAAGTAGGCAAGGATAATAAAGTTCAGTTTGTAAATGGTACAGGCACGACAGCGAGTGTTACTGATGATAGTGGAAATACAAAGGTTACATTTAATGTAGATAAATTAAGTGCTACTTTAAATAATGATAATAAAGTAGTATTAGCTCAAAATAATGAAAATAGTTTTTATGATGTAAAATCTATTAACACAATAGCAAATAACATAGGCTGGAGTGTTTCAGATAAAAATGGTGCTCAAAATTTTGTTAAAAATGATAGTAATGTTAAATTTATATCAGGCAATGACAAAACCACTGAAGTAGTGGTTGAAAAAAATGATGATAAGACTACAACTATTAAGATTACAGCAAAAAATGATGAACTAAATGCATTTAAAGAAAAAGCCATAACATTCAAAACTCAAGATGGCGAAGTTAGTAAGAAGCTTGATGAAACATTAGAAGTAGTAGCTAATGATATAGGCAATGATCATAAGGGTCAAAATTTACAAACCAGCATTGTAGATGGAAAATTAGCTATAGGTTTAAAGGATAATCCTGAATTTAATAGTGTTAAGGTCGGTGATAATAATGCTAATAATATGGTAATATCGGGTAATTCTATACAAGGTAAAAATAATAATGCTAATACTACAGGTATAAAATTTAATGATGATAATGTTAGTTTATTAGGTAGTAATGTAAAACTTTCAAATGTAGCAGCCGGTGCCATTAGTGATAGTTCAAAAGAAGCTATTAATGGCTCACAATTACATAATTTAGGTAATATTTTAGGGTTAAATTCAAATGATACCATTTTTGATAATCCTACTTTTACAGCATTAAAAGATAAGCAAGGAAAAAATATAACGACTAATCAAGCTACTTATTTAAATGTATTAAATAGCACTATAGATAGAGTAAATAGTGGAATGATTTTTGCAGATAATACTGGTGAAAATACTCAATATTTAGGCTCAAAACTTAGTGTTGTAGGTTCAGCAGCTACTAATGGTGTAAATTATGTTAGTGATAATATTACTACAGAATATAAAAATGAAAATGGTGATGGGACTATCACTATAAAAATGAGTGAAAAACCTACATTTAATGAGGTTAAAGCAGATAAATTTATCGCTGGTGATGTAGTAGTTGATAAAGATAAAGGTATAAATGCAGGTAATAAACCTATAACAAATGTAGCAACTCCTACAAATGGTAAGGACGCTACGAATAAAGATTATGTTGATGCAGCTGTAACAAACGCTGTGAATGGTAGCAAATGGGAAATTCGAGGTAATGACAAAAAAGTTGCTGAAATAGGAAAAGATAGCAAGGTAAATTTTGCTAATGGCACAGGAACTACGGCAAATGTTGTCAATGAAAATGGTGCTACAAAGGTTACATTTAATGTTAATCTAGCAAATAAACCTACAATTACCGATGGCGTTATTACAATACCAACTACACCAAATGTTGCAAATACATTCTATGACGCACCTACTATTGATAATATGCTTGGTGCAATAGGTTGGAATGTATCAGGTGAAAATAATGCTAATAAACACCTAATTACCAGTGGCAACCAGGTTGAATTTGTAACTACTACTCCAAATACTACAAGTGTAGATGTGAGTACTGACAATAATGGTAAAACAACTATCACAGTTAATACATTAACAGCAAGTTTAAGTAATGATAATAATGGTAAAATAGTAAATCCTACTGGTGCTGATAAATTAGTAACAGCTGGTAATGTAGCTAATGTCGTTAATACAGGCTTAGATTATTTAAAAGATTTAGGTTTAACATTTAATGCTGATACTGGAACAACAAAACAAGCATTAGGTTCGACTCTAAATATAAATGCTGGTAATATAGATAATGTTTTTGTTGGTAGTAATTTACAAACTAAAGCTGAAAATGGTAAAATTATAATAGGTTTCAAAGACAGTCCTACATTTAAAGATATTAACGCTGATAAAGTTGATGTTGGTGGTATAGTAATTGAGAAAGACAAAGGTATAAATGCTGGTAATCAAAAAATCACAAATGTAGCAGATGGTAATATCACTGAAAATTCAAAAGATGCTATTAATGGTGGTCAAATTCATAATCTAAAAAATGAATTAAATACAAGTATTAACGCTTCAAAAACCGAAGTAACAGGCACAGGTGCAACTATAATTACACAAGAAGTAGGAACAAATAATCAAACGATTTATAATGTTCATGTAGATAAGCCTATACAATTTACAACCGCAGATGGCACACAAGTTACTAAAGTTGGTGATGAATTTTATAAAATAAAAGATGGTAAGCCTGATATGAATTCAAAAGTTGATTCTAATGATGTTGTTATATCTATGGTTAATCCAGACGGCACATCAACTACTCCTACAAAATTAACAAATTTAGCTAAAGGTAGTATTACTGATAATTCAACTGATGCTATCAATGGTAGCCAGTTGAAAGATTTAGGTGATAAATTAGGTCTTAGTTTAAATGATACTGGTGATGGATTTAAAGCACCTAATTTTACAGCGATTACAGCTGGTAAAAATGCTCCTACTACAAGTTATAAAGATGCTATTGATGATTTGATATTAGCTATGAATAAGGGTAGGGTGTTTAATGCTGATAATGGTATAATTACTACAAAACAGCTAGGTGATACATTATCAATTACTACAGGCGATTTTAATTTTGAAAGCAATAATGTAAGTAATGATTACACAAATAAAAATATTGCTTCAGTTGTAAAAGATGATAAAATTGTAATAGGTTTTAAAGATAAACCTGAATTTAGTGAAGTTACAATAAAAGATAATAATGGTTCTACTGTTATTAATGGTAATTCTATTAATAATAATGGTAAAAGTGGAATTGAATTTAAAGACAATGAAATCACATTAAAAGGTAATGGTAATAGTTCTCCTGTAAAAATTACAAATGTAGCTGATGGTAATATCGCTGAAAATTCAAAAGATGCTATCAATGGTGGTCAAATTCATAATCTAAAAAATGAATTAAATACAAATATTAACGCAGCGAAAACTGAAGTGGAATCAGATGATAAGTCAATAAATATTGCTGAAAGACAAGGTGATAATAAACAAACAATTTATGATTTATCAGTTGTAAAATCAGAATTAAGCATATCAAATGACGGAAAAACTATAGCAAGTAATACGCCAAATAATGCTTTCGTAACTGGAGATAATGTAGCTAATATCGTAAATAAAGCGACAGCTAGTGCTAGAACTGAAGTAATAGAAGGTAAAAATGTAAGCGTGGTAGCTACTAATGGAGCTGATGGGCATGATATTTATGAGATAAATGTAAAAGGCGACTTAGATGAAATTTCATCACTTACTAATGGTGCTACAAAAATTACACTTGACAAGGATAAAAACGAATTAAATGTAAATGGTGCAAAAATTACAAATGTAGCTGATGGTGAGATTAATGCTAATTCAAAAGATGCTATCAATGGTAGTCAAATTTATAATCTAAAAAATGAATTAAACGAAAATATTAATGCGGCAAAAACTGAAGTTGTGTCAAATGATGGTTCGGTAAATATTAAAGAGCAATTAGGTAATAATAAACAAACAATTTATGACTTATCAGTTGTAAAATCAGAATTAAGTATATCAGGCGATGGTAAAACAATTACAAGTAATACACCTAATAATGCTTTCGTAACTGGAGATAATGTAGCTAATATTGTAAATAAAGCGACAGCTAGTGCTAGAACTGAAGTGATAGAAGGTAAAAATGTAAATATTGTAAGCAGTCAAGGTTTAGATGGGCATGATATTTATGAGATAAATGTAAAAGGTGACTTGGATGAAATTTCATCACTTACTAATGGTGCTACAAAAATTACACTTGATGAGGACAAAAACGAATTAAATGTAAATGATGCAAAAATTACAAATGTATCTAATGGAGATATTAGTAAGGATTCTAAAGATGTTATTAATGGTAGTCAATTAGATAGTTTAAGAGAGGCTTTAGGACTTGCACTTAATGATAGTAAAGATGGTTTTGCAAAACCTGATTTTCATGCTATAAAAAATAGTGATGGAACAGATGAACCTAAAACACATAAAGAAGTAACCGCTATCATTGATGATATTATTGATACTGTTAATAAAGGTTTGGTATTTAATGGTAATACTGGTAATGATACAAATACTCAACAAAATTTAGGATCAAGGCTTAGTGTTATAGGAAGCGAAAAAGTTGCTGGTGAAAATTATTCATCAAATAATATTACAACTACTTATGAATATAATCAAGGTAATGGAGTAATTAAAATAGAGATGAAAAAAAATCCTACATTTAATAATATTACTGCAAATCAAGTAGTAGCTAATGAATTTAAATCTGGTGATGTCGTTATCAATAATGATGGTATAAATGCTGGTGGTAAAAAGATTCAAAATGTTGCAGCTGGAACAAAACAAACAGATGCAGCGAATGTTTCACAAATAGTAGAAACAGTTCATACTATGATATTAGGTGCTGGTTATGAATTACCAGAAGGTAAAATTGTTACAGTAAATGAAGAGACAGGTAAAATTGAAATTAATAAAAATTTAAATATCGGTGGTACTGGTGCAAATAATATAAATGATGCGATAGCTAGTATTAAGGGAGATAATATTCGCTTAAATGAAATTGTTAATAAAAATAAAAAAGAAGCAAATGCAGGAACTGCTAATGCTTTAGCTGTAGGAAATTTACCTCAATCAACTATACCTGGTAAAGGAATGTTTTCTTTAGGATATGGAACATATAATGGACAAAATGCAGCAGCTTTTGGAATATCAAAAATGTCTGATAGTGGCAAGTGGGTATTTAAAGGTGCTATGAGTTATGATTCACAAAGAAATGTAGGTGGAGCAGCTTCAGTTGGATTTCACTGGTAA
- the bamE gene encoding OmpA family protein: MYKKITVGILSLLMFGCSDYITKNIPKDGIMKYDEVRWPKIDSAWIKGGTYPNIENLKKIKKDMTKDQIYALISHPHYSEGMFSPVEWDYLFNFISSDNNIIQCQYKIIFDKNKKAQSFFYKPKNCIELIEKKDNKIMQEKEIELLFDFDKFDIKNDEIKKLKKFVSNIDKDTTIYVRAHTDYFGSDYYNLTLAESRAKSVENELLKLGYKKIKINIIGEREQVKICANVDKKEQQVKCLKPNRRVTIEIK; this comes from the coding sequence ATGTATAAAAAAATAACGGTTGGAATTTTATCTTTATTAATGTTTGGTTGTTCTGATTATATTACTAAAAATATCCCAAAAGATGGAATAATGAAATATGATGAAGTAAGGTGGCCAAAAATTGATTCTGCTTGGATAAAAGGTGGGACATATCCTAATATAGAAAATCTTAAAAAAATAAAAAAAGATATGACTAAGGATCAAATTTATGCATTAATCAGTCATCCACATTATTCCGAAGGAATGTTTTCTCCGGTTGAATGGGATTATTTATTTAATTTTATATCTAGCGATAATAATATTATTCAATGTCAATACAAGATTATTTTTGATAAAAATAAAAAAGCACAAAGTTTTTTTTATAAGCCAAAAAATTGTATTGAATTAATTGAGAAAAAAGATAATAAGATTATGCAAGAAAAAGAAATAGAATTATTATTTGATTTTGATAAATTTGATATAAAAAATGATGAAATCAAAAAACTTAAGAAATTTGTCAGTAATATTGATAAAGATACTACAATTTATGTAAGGGCACATACTGATTATTTTGGAAGTGATTATTATAATTTAACCTTAGCTGAGAGTAGGGCAAAAAGTGTTGAAAATGAACTTTTAAAATTAGGTTACAAAAAAATAAAAATAAATATAATAGGCGAAAGAGAACAAGTTAAAATCTGTGCTAATGTAGATAAAAAAGAGCAACAAGTAAAATGCTTAAAACCAAATAGGCGTGTAACTATTGAAATAAAATAA